One Baekduia alba genomic window, GGCGAAGGCGGCGGTCTTGCCGGTGCCGGTCGCGGCCTGGCCGAGGAGGTCGCGGCCCTCGAGCAGCGGCGGGATCGCGGCGCGCTGGATCGGCGTGGGCTCCTCGTAGCCGAGGGCGGCGAGCGCGCCGACGAGCTCGTCGGCGAGGGCCAGGTCCGCGAAGCCGACGGCGTCGTCGGACGTCTCTGAAGTCATGTGGGGCTTGAGGCTAGCGGTGACGCGCCTTCTACCGTGTGCGGATGGGCCGGATCTACCAGGAGATCGACGACAAGCTGGCGGCGTGGATCGCCAGGCAGCCGCTCTACTTCGTCGGGACCGCGCCGTTGGATGCCGACGGCCACGTCAACGTCTCCCCGAAGGGCCCGATCGGAACGCTGCGCGTGACCGGCCCGCGCGAGGTCGCCTACCTCGACCTCGTCGGCAGCGGCGCCGAGACCGCCGCGCACCTCCAGGAGAACGGCCGCATCGTGATCATGCTGTGCGCCTTCGAGGGCGCGCCGCGCATCCTGCGCCTGCACGGTCGCGGCGAGGTGATCTGGGCCGAGGACGCGGCCTTCGAGCCCCTGCGCGCGGCGCTGGCCTTCGACGAGCCAGAGGTCGACGCGACCCGCCGCGCGATCGTCCGCGTCACGGTCACCCGCATCGCCGACGCCTGCGGCTTCGGCGTGCCGCTGATGGACCACATCGACTCCCGCGCCAACGCGACGAAGTGGGCCCACGGCAAGCTCCGCAAGGACGGCCCCGACGCGATGGACATCTACAAGACGACCAAGAACACCACGTCGATCGACGGCCTCCCGGCCT contains:
- a CDS encoding pyridoxamine 5'-phosphate oxidase family protein; this translates as MGRIYQEIDDKLAAWIARQPLYFVGTAPLDADGHVNVSPKGPIGTLRVTGPREVAYLDLVGSGAETAAHLQENGRIVIMLCAFEGAPRILRLHGRGEVIWAEDAAFEPLRAALAFDEPEVDATRRAIVRVTVTRIADACGFGVPLMDHIDSRANATKWAHGKLRKDGPDAMDIYKTTKNTTSIDGLPAWPGAVVGGDDGGSVSA